A single genomic interval of Aedes aegypti strain LVP_AGWG chromosome 1, AaegL5.0 Primary Assembly, whole genome shotgun sequence harbors:
- the LOC5574987 gene encoding glutamate receptor ionotropic, kainate 2 isoform X1, which yields MINRKRMLLLLLVLAANFGVFHAYNSDADETVEHIKIGGLFDGDTDDAMLAFQYAVEAVNNEKLAFSNYRLEAHPMTVKYGDQFDVSKKLCRLLKSGVAAIFGPSSPKSAVHVNSICDVKEMPHIETRWDAHTRLPTINIHPHPTILGRVFLDLVVAFEWKDFTIIYESGPWLPGLAELLKMYDPKGYTVTVRQLDLKLNGNFRPVLRRVKMSDDKHIILACSIESMPEVLKQAQQVGLMTDHHQIIITSLDLHTIELEPYQYSGTNITGIRMVDPEEEKIHQVTEFLNASQISKTLDLKEGLNPATMRVQTALMYDAVLVFAEALRHLIGIDPPHLLETMSLKCDDDDTWHSGLSIINYMKSSMIHGLTRGVRFDHEGHRSDFLLDIVELGPAGLEKVGVWNSTEGLNFTRKKEQTALAFDDGTLQNRTFIVLTAISPPYGMLKDSPTRLSGNDRFEGFGIDLIHELSLMLGFNYTFVLQEDGVYGSLNRETGKWNGMVQELLEWRADLAITDLTITSDRESAVDFTMPFMNLGISILYRKPTKEPPSLFSFMSPFSKQVWLYLGGAYMMVSMSLFILGRLSPKEWDNPYPCIEEPEELENQFSFSNSMWFTIGALLQQGSEIAPKASSTRAVASIWWFFTLIMVSSYTANLAAFLTVEQIHSPISNAEDLAAASGTIKYGAKRDGSTFSFFKDAEYKTYQKMYQYMSDNPDLLTSSNPEGLQRVKTENYAFLMESTSIEYIIERECDVTQIGGLLDDKGYGIAMRKNSPYRSALSEAVLRLQEQGVLTSLKRKWWKEKRGGGACSNAMEESGALALEVANVGGVFVLLIVGCVVALFISFCEMLCDVHSRSRELKVSFREELMTELRFVAKCSGNTKPVRHRKSSSGSRNSLESGLSEQQSADGFKMDLSGPVGASGGGAQQANGNGKSSLNVQLKSNGRKMAMDD from the exons TCCGGCGTGGCAGCCATTTTCGGACCAAGCTCGCCAAAGTCGGCGGTCCACGTGAACAGCATCTGCGACGTCAAGGAAATGCCCCATATCGAAACCCGCTGGGACGCCCACACTCGTCTACCCACAATCAACATCCATCCGCATCCGACGATCCTCGGACGGGTCTTCCTCGATCTAGTGGTGGCATTCGAATGGAAGGATTTCACCATCATTTATGAATCGGGCCCCTGGCTACCAGGTTTGGCAGAACTGCTGAAGATGTACGACCCCAAGGGTTACACCGTAACGGTTCGTCAGCTGGATCTCAAGTTGAACGGAAACTTCCGACCCGTGCTTCGCCGCGTCAAAATGTCCGACGACAAACACATCATCCTAGCGTGCTCGATCGAATCCATGCCGGAGGTTCTGAAGCAAGCCCAACAGGTTGGGTTGATGACCGATCACCACCAGATCATCATCACTTCGCTGGATTTGCATACGATCGAACTGGAACCGTACCAGTACAGTGGAACGAACATTACCGGCATCCGGATGGTGGATCCAGAGGAGGAGAAAATCCACCAGGTTACAGAGTTCCTCAACGCATCGCAGATATCGAAGACCTTGGATTTGAAAGAGGGACTGAATCCCGCAACGATGCGCGTCCAAACGGCTTTGATGTACGACGCGGTTCTAGTGTTTGCCGAAGCACTGCGACATCTGATCGGAATCGATCCACCGCATCTTCTGGAGACGATGTCGTTGAAGTGCGACGACGATGACACGTGGCACAGTGGTCTTAGTATTATCAACTATATGAAGTCATCTATGATCCATGGGCTGACGCGGGGCGTAAGATTCGATCACGAAGGTCATCGATCGGATTTCCTGCTGGATATTGTGGAACTTGGACCGGCAGGGTTGGAGAAGGTCGGCGTTTGGAACTCAACGGAAGGACTGAACTTCACGAGGAAGAAGGAACAGACGGCTCTAGCTTTTGATGATGGAACCCTTCAGAATCGTACGTTTATCGTATTGACGGCAATTTCACCTCCATATGGGATGTTGAAGGACTCGCCGACCCGTCTGAGTGGGAATGATCGCTTTGAGGGGTTTGGAATCGATCTGATTCATGAGCTTTCGCTGATGTTGGGCTTCAACTATACCTTCGTCCTGCAGGAGGATGGTGTGTACGGTTCGCTGAATCGCGAAACCGGAAAATGGAACGGAATGGTCCAGGAACTGTTGGAGTGGCGTGCGGATTTGGCCATTACGGATCTAACGATTACGTCGGATCGCGAGAGCGCCGTAGATTTCACGATGCCATTTATGAACCTGGGTATTTCGATTCTGTACCGGAAACCAACCAAGGAACCTCCATCGCTGTTCTCCTTCATGTCTCCGTTTTCGAAACAAGTTTGGTTATATTTGGGCGGAGCTTATATGATGGTGTCGATGTCGTTGTTCATCCTGGGTAGGCTTTCGCCGAAGGAATGGGATAATCCTTATCCTTGTATCGAGGAGCCGGAAGAGTTGGAGAATCAGTTTAGCTTCAGTAATTCGATGTGGTTCACGATCGGTGCTTTGCTTCAGCAAGGTTCAGAAATTGCTCCCAA AGCTTCCTCAACGCGTGCCGTGGCGTCCATCTGGTGGTTCTTCACGCTCATCATGGTTTCGTCTTACACTGCCAACTTGGCTGCTTTTCTCACGGTCGAACAGATTCACTCGCCGATCAGCAATGCGGAAGATTTGGCGGCGGCCAGTGGAACAATCAAGTACGGTGCCAAGCGTGACGGCAGTACGTTCAGTTTCTTCAAAGATGCGGAGTATAAGACGTATCAGAAGATGTACCAGTACATGTCGGACAATCCGGACCTGTTGACTTCATCGAATCCGGAGGGGTTGCAGCGAGTCAAGACGGAAAACTACGCTTTCCTGATGGAGTCCACTTCGATCGAGTACATTATTGAGCGAGAGTGCGACGTGACGCAGATCGGTGGGTTGCTGGACGATAAGGGTTACGGTATTGCGATGAGGAAGA ATTCCCCCTACCGTAGTGCTCTGAGCGAGGCAGTTCTTCGACTGCAGGAGCAAGGCGTCCTAACATCTCTGAAGCGTAAATGGTGGAAGGAGAAGCGAGGCGGTGGTGCTTGCTCG AATGCTATGGAGGAGAGTGGTGCCCTTGCGCTGGAAGTTGCCAACGTGGGAGGCGTGTTCGTTTTGCTGATCGTGGGTTGTGTCGTCGCTCTGTTCATAAGCTTCTGCGAGATGCTGTGTGACGTGCACAGCAGGTCTCGGGAGCTGAAG GTCTCCTTCCGCGAAGAGCTGATGACCGAGTTGCGGTTCGTGGCCAAGTGCTCCGGCAACACGAAACCCGTTCGGCATCGGAAGAGCTCGTCCGGGTCACGCAACTCGTTGGAATCCGGCCTATCGGAGCAACAGTCAGCCGACGGTTTCAAGATGGACCTCTCCGGACCGGTTGGGGCATCGGGGGGCGGTGCCCAACAGGCGAACGGCAATGGGAAGTCATCGCTCAACGTGCAGCTGAAGTCGAACGGCCGGAAAATGGCGATGGACGATTGA
- the LOC5574987 gene encoding glutamate receptor ionotropic, kainate 2 isoform X2, which produces MINRKRMLLLLLVLAANFGVFHAYNSDADETVEHIKIGGLFDGDTDDAMLAFQYAVEAVNNEKLAFSNYRLEAHPMTVKYGDQFDVSKKLCRLLKSGVAAIFGPSSPKSAVHVNSICDVKEMPHIETRWDAHTRLPTINIHPHPTILGRVFLDLVVAFEWKDFTIIYESGPWLPGLAELLKMYDPKGYTVTVRQLDLKLNGNFRPVLRRVKMSDDKHIILACSIESMPEVLKQAQQVGLMTDHHQIIITSLDLHTIELEPYQYSGTNITGIRMVDPEEEKIHQVTEFLNASQISKTLDLKEGLNPATMRVQTALMYDAVLVFAEALRHLIGIDPPHLLETMSLKCDDDDTWHSGLSIINYMKSSMIHGLTRGVRFDHEGHRSDFLLDIVELGPAGLEKVGVWNSTEGLNFTRKKEQTALAFDDGTLQNRTFIVLTAISPPYGMLKDSPTRLSGNDRFEGFGIDLIHELSLMLGFNYTFVLQEDGVYGSLNRETGKWNGMVQELLEWRADLAITDLTITSDRESAVDFTMPFMNLGISILYRKPTKEPPSLFSFMSPFSKQVWLYLGGAYMMVSMSLFILGRLSPKEWDNPYPCIEEPEELENQFSFSNSMWFTIGALLQQGSEIAPKASSTRAVASIWWFFTLIMVSSYTANLAAFLTVEQIHSPISNAEDLAAASGTIKYGAKRDGSTFSFFKDAEYKTYQKMYQYMSDNPDLLTSSNPEGLQRVKTENYAFLMESTSIEYIIERECDVTQIGGLLDDKGYGIAMRKNSPYRSALSEAVLRLQEQGVLTSLKRKWWKEKRGGGACSQGSADDGAEELGMDNVGGVFFVLCVGCSIALVIGCCELLCEISKLARQHKVSFREELMTELRFVAKCSGNTKPVRHRKSSSGSRNSLESGLSEQQSADGFKMDLSGPVGASGGGAQQANGNGKSSLNVQLKSNGRKMAMDD; this is translated from the exons TCCGGCGTGGCAGCCATTTTCGGACCAAGCTCGCCAAAGTCGGCGGTCCACGTGAACAGCATCTGCGACGTCAAGGAAATGCCCCATATCGAAACCCGCTGGGACGCCCACACTCGTCTACCCACAATCAACATCCATCCGCATCCGACGATCCTCGGACGGGTCTTCCTCGATCTAGTGGTGGCATTCGAATGGAAGGATTTCACCATCATTTATGAATCGGGCCCCTGGCTACCAGGTTTGGCAGAACTGCTGAAGATGTACGACCCCAAGGGTTACACCGTAACGGTTCGTCAGCTGGATCTCAAGTTGAACGGAAACTTCCGACCCGTGCTTCGCCGCGTCAAAATGTCCGACGACAAACACATCATCCTAGCGTGCTCGATCGAATCCATGCCGGAGGTTCTGAAGCAAGCCCAACAGGTTGGGTTGATGACCGATCACCACCAGATCATCATCACTTCGCTGGATTTGCATACGATCGAACTGGAACCGTACCAGTACAGTGGAACGAACATTACCGGCATCCGGATGGTGGATCCAGAGGAGGAGAAAATCCACCAGGTTACAGAGTTCCTCAACGCATCGCAGATATCGAAGACCTTGGATTTGAAAGAGGGACTGAATCCCGCAACGATGCGCGTCCAAACGGCTTTGATGTACGACGCGGTTCTAGTGTTTGCCGAAGCACTGCGACATCTGATCGGAATCGATCCACCGCATCTTCTGGAGACGATGTCGTTGAAGTGCGACGACGATGACACGTGGCACAGTGGTCTTAGTATTATCAACTATATGAAGTCATCTATGATCCATGGGCTGACGCGGGGCGTAAGATTCGATCACGAAGGTCATCGATCGGATTTCCTGCTGGATATTGTGGAACTTGGACCGGCAGGGTTGGAGAAGGTCGGCGTTTGGAACTCAACGGAAGGACTGAACTTCACGAGGAAGAAGGAACAGACGGCTCTAGCTTTTGATGATGGAACCCTTCAGAATCGTACGTTTATCGTATTGACGGCAATTTCACCTCCATATGGGATGTTGAAGGACTCGCCGACCCGTCTGAGTGGGAATGATCGCTTTGAGGGGTTTGGAATCGATCTGATTCATGAGCTTTCGCTGATGTTGGGCTTCAACTATACCTTCGTCCTGCAGGAGGATGGTGTGTACGGTTCGCTGAATCGCGAAACCGGAAAATGGAACGGAATGGTCCAGGAACTGTTGGAGTGGCGTGCGGATTTGGCCATTACGGATCTAACGATTACGTCGGATCGCGAGAGCGCCGTAGATTTCACGATGCCATTTATGAACCTGGGTATTTCGATTCTGTACCGGAAACCAACCAAGGAACCTCCATCGCTGTTCTCCTTCATGTCTCCGTTTTCGAAACAAGTTTGGTTATATTTGGGCGGAGCTTATATGATGGTGTCGATGTCGTTGTTCATCCTGGGTAGGCTTTCGCCGAAGGAATGGGATAATCCTTATCCTTGTATCGAGGAGCCGGAAGAGTTGGAGAATCAGTTTAGCTTCAGTAATTCGATGTGGTTCACGATCGGTGCTTTGCTTCAGCAAGGTTCAGAAATTGCTCCCAA AGCTTCCTCAACGCGTGCCGTGGCGTCCATCTGGTGGTTCTTCACGCTCATCATGGTTTCGTCTTACACTGCCAACTTGGCTGCTTTTCTCACGGTCGAACAGATTCACTCGCCGATCAGCAATGCGGAAGATTTGGCGGCGGCCAGTGGAACAATCAAGTACGGTGCCAAGCGTGACGGCAGTACGTTCAGTTTCTTCAAAGATGCGGAGTATAAGACGTATCAGAAGATGTACCAGTACATGTCGGACAATCCGGACCTGTTGACTTCATCGAATCCGGAGGGGTTGCAGCGAGTCAAGACGGAAAACTACGCTTTCCTGATGGAGTCCACTTCGATCGAGTACATTATTGAGCGAGAGTGCGACGTGACGCAGATCGGTGGGTTGCTGGACGATAAGGGTTACGGTATTGCGATGAGGAAGA ATTCCCCCTACCGTAGTGCTCTGAGCGAGGCAGTTCTTCGACTGCAGGAGCAAGGCGTCCTAACATCTCTGAAGCGTAAATGGTGGAAGGAGAAGCGAGGCGGTGGTGCTTGCTCG CAAGGTTCCGCAGACGATGGCGCCGAAGAGCTAGGCATGGACAACGTCGGTGGTGTATTCTTCGTTCTCTGCGTCGGTTGTTCCATAGCTTTGGTCATCGGCTGTTGCGAACTGCTCTGTGAAATTTCCAAACTCGCCCGACAGCACAAG GTCTCCTTCCGCGAAGAGCTGATGACCGAGTTGCGGTTCGTGGCCAAGTGCTCCGGCAACACGAAACCCGTTCGGCATCGGAAGAGCTCGTCCGGGTCACGCAACTCGTTGGAATCCGGCCTATCGGAGCAACAGTCAGCCGACGGTTTCAAGATGGACCTCTCCGGACCGGTTGGGGCATCGGGGGGCGGTGCCCAACAGGCGAACGGCAATGGGAAGTCATCGCTCAACGTGCAGCTGAAGTCGAACGGCCGGAAAATGGCGATGGACGATTGA